From a region of the Burkholderia sp. PAMC 26561 genome:
- a CDS encoding efflux transporter outer membrane subunit — protein MTMKISSKPLAAAAALLLGGCMVGPDYHRPQVSVPATFRELPGWTQARPDADGPKGAWWTGFNDPLLDQLEPLVAVSNQTVRQDYANYQEALAEVKVARSALFPTLGVTGSGTRQRSGTGTSSASLGRGIGNIQTVSNSGSLEGNVSWAPDLWGSVRRTIEQNAATAQASEATLANATLSEQIALATAVIQLRTSDANIDLLQQTVKVYQHYLDVVADQDKFGIVPPSDVLTARAQLENAQSSLIALGVARAQNAHAIAVLVGKNPEDLDIPHSTTMPTLPAIPVGVPSTLLQRRPDIATAERQMASQNAAIGVAVAGYYPTVSLSALDGFTQSPLGGLLHVANYVWSLGGSATETLFDGGERSGEVAAAKAAYQAAVANYRGTVLTAFEDVENDLSGLRILAEQSDTLDSAVRDASRAAEIAFNEYQAGTVDYTTVATAQATQLSSQQTALNVQQSRLLDAASLIGDLGGGWSDSLLHDARTATAP, from the coding sequence ATGACGATGAAGATATCCTCCAAACCACTCGCCGCCGCAGCGGCCCTGCTGCTGGGCGGCTGCATGGTCGGCCCGGATTACCATCGGCCGCAAGTCAGCGTGCCGGCGACCTTCCGTGAATTGCCCGGCTGGACCCAGGCTCGACCGGACGCCGATGGTCCCAAGGGCGCATGGTGGACCGGCTTCAACGATCCGCTGCTCGATCAGCTTGAACCGCTCGTGGCGGTATCGAACCAGACCGTGCGGCAGGACTATGCTAATTATCAGGAAGCGCTCGCCGAGGTGAAGGTGGCTCGCTCCGCCCTGTTTCCAACCTTAGGCGTGACCGGCTCGGGAACCCGCCAGCGCAGCGGGACGGGGACCTCGAGTGCGAGTTTGGGCCGCGGTATTGGCAATATTCAGACGGTGAGCAATTCCGGTTCGCTCGAAGGCAATGTGAGCTGGGCGCCTGATTTGTGGGGTTCGGTGCGGCGCACGATCGAACAGAATGCCGCCACCGCGCAGGCGAGCGAGGCGACGCTCGCGAACGCGACGCTCTCCGAACAGATCGCGCTTGCGACGGCCGTAATTCAATTGCGTACCAGCGACGCCAACATCGATTTGCTGCAGCAAACGGTCAAGGTATATCAACATTATCTGGACGTGGTTGCCGACCAGGACAAGTTCGGTATCGTTCCGCCTTCCGACGTACTGACTGCCCGCGCCCAACTCGAAAACGCGCAGTCGAGCCTGATCGCGCTTGGCGTGGCGCGCGCCCAGAATGCGCATGCAATTGCCGTGCTGGTGGGCAAGAACCCGGAAGACCTCGACATCCCGCACAGCACGACGATGCCAACCCTGCCCGCCATTCCGGTAGGCGTTCCGTCGACCTTGTTGCAGCGCCGCCCCGACATCGCGACGGCAGAGCGCCAGATGGCGTCGCAGAATGCGGCGATCGGCGTGGCAGTGGCGGGGTATTACCCCACTGTATCGTTATCGGCGCTGGACGGCTTCACGCAGTCGCCGTTGGGCGGCTTGCTGCACGTGGCCAACTACGTCTGGTCGCTCGGCGGCAGCGCGACCGAAACGCTGTTCGACGGCGGCGAGCGCAGCGGCGAAGTCGCCGCCGCGAAAGCGGCGTATCAAGCGGCGGTGGCCAACTATCGCGGCACGGTGCTGACCGCCTTCGAGGACGTGGAAAACGACCTCTCCGGCCTGCGCATCCTGGCCGAACAGTCCGACACGCTCGATTCCGCCGTGCGCGACGCAAGCCGCGCCGCCGAGATTGCGTTCAACGAGTATCAGGCGGGAACCGTTGACTACACGACAGTCGCGACCGCCCAGGCAACGCAGTTGAGCAGCCAGCAAACGGCGCTGAACGTGCAGCAGTCGCGTTTGCTCGATGCAGCGTCGCTGATAGGCGATCTCGGCGGCGGCTGGTCGGACAGCCTGCTGCACGATGCACGCACTGCGACCGCCCCTTGA
- a CDS encoding ATP-binding cassette domain-containing protein has protein sequence MEQLETQERADQALGQPVLSLRDIKISFGSFQALRGVDLDLYPGECLGLIGDNAAGKSTLTKIMAGTYIPDSGDILVGGEPVKLTSPADARARHIEMVYQDLSLCDAIDVAGNLFLGRELCNKGFLKRSAMLEEGKRLLSNLKIRIPDLSANVEQLSGGQRQAIAIARAASFEPRVLIMDEPTSALAVAEVEAVLALINRVKAQGVSVVLITHRLQDLFRVCDRIAVMYEGTKVAERRVKDTTLEELVQLIVGEQHR, from the coding sequence ATGGAACAGCTTGAAACTCAGGAACGCGCGGACCAGGCGCTTGGCCAGCCCGTACTTTCATTGCGCGACATCAAGATTTCGTTTGGCTCGTTCCAGGCACTGCGCGGCGTCGACCTCGACTTGTACCCCGGCGAATGTCTCGGCCTGATCGGAGACAACGCAGCGGGAAAGTCGACGCTCACGAAGATCATGGCCGGGACCTACATTCCGGACAGCGGAGACATATTGGTGGGAGGGGAGCCCGTCAAGCTGACCAGCCCCGCCGATGCGCGTGCGCGTCACATCGAAATGGTCTATCAGGACCTGAGCTTGTGTGACGCTATCGATGTCGCCGGCAATCTTTTTCTCGGACGCGAGCTTTGCAACAAGGGCTTTCTGAAACGAAGCGCAATGCTCGAAGAGGGAAAACGGCTCTTGTCAAATCTCAAGATCCGCATTCCTGACCTGAGCGCGAACGTCGAGCAGCTTTCGGGCGGTCAGCGCCAGGCGATTGCGATTGCGCGAGCGGCATCGTTCGAACCGCGCGTGTTGATCATGGACGAGCCCACCTCGGCGCTTGCCGTTGCCGAAGTCGAGGCCGTGCTCGCGTTGATCAATCGCGTAAAGGCGCAAGGTGTGTCCGTCGTGCTGATCACTCACCGGCTTCAGGATCTCTTTCGCGTATGCGACCGGATCGCCGTCATGTACGAGGGCACGAAGGTCGCCGAGCGCCGGGTGAAAGATACGACGCTGGAAGAGCTGGTTCAATTGATCGTTGGGGAGCAGCACCGATGA
- a CDS encoding LacI family DNA-binding transcriptional regulator: MAKTKLGASLSDVASAAGVSPSTVSRYLNAGIKLPASTSERIDAAIKTLRYVPNPLARSLGRGRSDTVGLVIPDIANPFFASLASAVEQAAEEHGQGVLLSATSNSAAREVEYVSRMLRNRVSGLLFVSGHHNSSDLAETLAAAPGLILIDEDVPGIDCSKVFCDNENGGRLAGQYLASVGHKRIAFIGGPEKLRSTTERLTGLREAAEENGANVVMTCFGNYSPEFGRQAAAQILQSSEEPTAVFVSSGEIAFGLLEALQAADIAIPERLSLIVFDDAGPLHLFNPALTAIRQPIREMGRKAVELALAESDENAAFVEFLLPVELIVRASVTAPKAT; the protein is encoded by the coding sequence GTGGCAAAAACCAAGTTGGGAGCAAGCCTGAGCGATGTCGCGTCGGCCGCCGGTGTTTCGCCGTCGACCGTATCGCGTTACCTCAACGCGGGCATCAAGTTGCCCGCATCGACCTCCGAACGGATCGATGCAGCAATCAAGACCTTGCGTTATGTGCCCAATCCTCTCGCCCGAAGCCTGGGGCGGGGCCGGTCGGACACGGTGGGGCTCGTCATTCCCGACATTGCCAATCCGTTTTTCGCGTCGCTCGCGTCCGCGGTCGAGCAAGCAGCGGAGGAGCATGGTCAAGGGGTTCTGTTGAGCGCAACGTCGAACAGTGCGGCACGTGAAGTGGAATACGTGTCCCGCATGCTGCGCAACCGCGTGAGCGGCCTTTTGTTCGTAAGCGGACATCACAACTCGAGTGACCTCGCCGAAACCCTGGCTGCTGCGCCGGGCCTGATCCTGATCGATGAAGACGTACCGGGCATCGATTGTTCGAAGGTCTTTTGCGATAACGAGAACGGCGGCCGGCTGGCCGGGCAATACCTGGCGTCCGTCGGGCACAAGCGGATTGCGTTTATTGGCGGACCCGAGAAGCTGCGCAGCACGACTGAACGGCTGACCGGCTTGCGCGAAGCCGCGGAAGAAAACGGCGCAAACGTCGTCATGACGTGCTTCGGCAACTATTCGCCGGAGTTCGGCCGGCAGGCGGCGGCGCAGATCCTGCAGTCGAGCGAAGAGCCAACGGCGGTTTTTGTTTCAAGCGGAGAGATAGCGTTTGGTTTGCTGGAGGCGCTGCAGGCGGCGGATATTGCCATTCCGGAGCGCCTGTCTCTCATCGTTTTCGACGATGCCGGGCCGTTGCATCTGTTTAATCCCGCATTGACCGCAATACGGCAGCCCATCAGGGAGATGGGAAGAAAGGCAGTGGAGCTCGCGTTGGCGGAGTCGGACGAGAACGCCGCGTTCGTCGAGTTCTTGCTGCCTGTTGAACTGATTGTCCGTGCTTCGGTCACGGCACCCAAAGCAACCTGA
- a CDS encoding efflux RND transporter permease subunit, translating to MNISRLFILRPVATLLLMIALVLVGLIAVRVLPVSSLPNVDYPTIQVQTFYPGASPDVMATTVTAPLEVQLGEIPGLQQMTSYSSDGASVITLQFDLSLNLDIAQQNVQQAINAANSFLPTGLPAPPTYAKVNPADQPILTLAVTSPSMSLTQLEDATNNRLGTKISEVSGVGVVTTSGGNVPAIRVEADPQKLAAYGLNIDDLRTLLSYVNVSQPKGNFDGPDLDYTINGNDQISDPKDYLNTVVAYQNGAPVFMRDVAKVTQAPQDVERGAWYNGTPAIILNVQRQPGANVIATVNQITKQLPQLESTLPAGMKVTVVSDTTGVIRSSVSDAAFELLLAIVLVVAVIFVFLRNVPATIIPSISVPVSLIGTLAVMYQLNYSIDNLSLMALIIATGFVVDDSIVMIENIVRYLEEGRTPLEAALEGAGQIGFTILSLTISLIAVLIPLLFMGGVIGRLFSEFAVTLAVTIVLSAVVSLTVVPMLCARLLRAQAQRHPSRFERISEGLFDKTLAGYERGLRWVLDHQMLTLMVAIGTVVLTGVLYVVIPKGLFPTQDIGVIEGISVADNSVSYKAMVTRQRALADAILKDPDVTSLTSYVGIDGTNSTLNNGRFLINLRDRDKRSDTAQEIARRLQQEVANVSGIKLYMQPEQDLTLDTTVSPNQYSFVLRGPSQQAFQKYVPELVDRLKQIPSLADVQSDMNTDGLSVNVEVNRQLAARFGITPATIDNALYDALGQRIVSTIFQQSDQYRVILVARPESLPNVASIGNLYLPSQTSSTGQVPLSAIAKIQIVKSPLVISHLAQFPAVTISFNLAPGASLSTAVARIHEVEQAVKLPPSITSSLQGAAQAFQDSLSSEVYLLIAALVAVYIVLGVLYESFIHPVTILSTLPSAGIGALLALMIAGSDLDVIGIIGIVLLIGIVKKNAIMMVDFALDAERNHGKSPRDAIFEASLLRFRPILMTTLAAMLGALPMLLGSGTGSELRRPLGLAIIGGLTVSQMLTLFTTPVIYLFFDRIAERVRNRRKRNLPEAPAEQAP from the coding sequence ATGAACATTTCCCGCCTGTTTATTCTCCGACCGGTAGCCACGCTGCTGCTGATGATCGCCCTCGTGCTGGTGGGCCTCATCGCGGTGCGCGTCCTGCCGGTTTCGTCGCTACCCAACGTCGACTATCCGACCATCCAGGTGCAGACGTTTTATCCGGGGGCCAGTCCGGATGTGATGGCAACCACCGTCACGGCGCCGCTCGAAGTGCAACTGGGCGAGATTCCCGGCCTGCAGCAGATGACGTCGTACAGCTCGGACGGCGCGTCGGTCATAACGTTGCAGTTCGACTTGTCGCTGAATCTCGATATCGCGCAGCAGAATGTCCAGCAGGCCATCAACGCTGCCAACAGTTTTCTGCCGACCGGCTTGCCGGCGCCGCCAACCTACGCCAAGGTCAATCCGGCGGACCAGCCGATCCTGACGCTCGCGGTCACCTCCCCGTCGATGTCGCTCACGCAACTGGAGGACGCCACCAACAATCGCCTCGGCACCAAGATTTCGGAAGTATCGGGCGTGGGCGTGGTCACCACGAGCGGCGGCAACGTGCCGGCCATCCGCGTGGAAGCGGACCCGCAAAAGCTCGCCGCCTACGGCCTCAACATAGACGACCTGCGCACGTTGCTGAGCTACGTCAACGTGAGCCAGCCAAAGGGCAATTTCGATGGCCCCGACCTCGACTACACCATCAACGGCAACGACCAGATATCCGATCCGAAGGACTACCTGAACACGGTCGTCGCGTATCAGAACGGCGCGCCGGTGTTCATGCGCGACGTCGCGAAGGTGACCCAGGCGCCGCAGGACGTCGAGCGCGGCGCCTGGTACAACGGCACGCCGGCGATCATCTTGAACGTGCAGCGCCAGCCTGGTGCGAACGTGATCGCGACCGTCAACCAGATCACGAAGCAGTTGCCGCAGCTCGAATCCACGCTGCCGGCGGGCATGAAGGTCACGGTTGTATCGGACACGACGGGCGTGATCCGTTCATCGGTATCCGATGCCGCGTTCGAACTCCTGCTCGCCATCGTCCTCGTGGTGGCCGTGATCTTCGTGTTCCTGCGCAACGTGCCGGCCACGATCATTCCGAGCATCTCGGTGCCGGTATCGCTGATCGGCACGCTGGCGGTGATGTACCAGTTGAACTATTCCATCGATAACCTCTCGCTGATGGCGTTGATCATCGCGACCGGCTTCGTGGTCGATGACTCGATCGTGATGATCGAGAATATCGTGCGTTATCTGGAGGAAGGCAGGACGCCGCTCGAAGCGGCGCTCGAAGGCGCCGGGCAGATCGGCTTCACGATTCTCTCGCTGACCATCTCGCTGATCGCGGTGCTGATTCCGCTGCTCTTCATGGGCGGCGTGATCGGGCGCCTGTTCAGCGAATTCGCGGTGACGCTCGCGGTGACCATCGTGCTGTCGGCAGTGGTTTCACTGACAGTCGTGCCCATGCTTTGCGCGCGGCTTCTGCGCGCCCAGGCGCAACGTCATCCGAGCCGTTTCGAGCGCATCAGCGAAGGGCTCTTCGATAAAACCCTCGCCGGCTACGAACGCGGTTTGCGCTGGGTGCTCGACCACCAGATGCTCACGCTGATGGTCGCGATCGGCACGGTCGTGCTGACCGGCGTGCTGTATGTGGTGATCCCGAAGGGTCTTTTCCCGACCCAGGATATCGGCGTGATCGAGGGGATCAGCGTGGCCGACAACTCGGTGTCGTACAAGGCGATGGTCACGCGTCAGCGCGCACTCGCGGACGCCATCCTGAAAGACCCCGATGTCACGTCGCTGACCTCTTATGTCGGCATCGACGGCACGAATTCCACGCTGAACAACGGGCGTTTCCTGATCAACCTGCGCGATCGCGACAAGCGTTCGGACACGGCGCAAGAAATTGCGCGGCGTTTGCAGCAAGAGGTCGCCAATGTGTCGGGCATCAAGCTTTACATGCAACCTGAGCAGGATCTCACGCTCGACACCACGGTCTCGCCGAACCAGTACAGCTTCGTGCTGCGCGGACCGAGCCAGCAGGCGTTCCAGAAGTACGTGCCGGAACTCGTCGACCGGCTGAAGCAGATTCCGTCGCTGGCCGACGTGCAAAGCGACATGAACACTGACGGCCTGAGTGTGAACGTGGAAGTGAACCGGCAACTGGCGGCGCGCTTCGGCATCACACCGGCGACCATCGACAACGCGCTGTACGACGCGCTCGGCCAGCGGATCGTCTCGACGATCTTCCAGCAATCGGATCAGTACCGCGTGATCCTCGTTGCGAGACCTGAGTCGCTGCCCAATGTCGCATCCATAGGCAACCTGTACCTGCCGAGCCAGACGAGCAGCACGGGACAAGTGCCGCTCTCTGCAATTGCCAAGATCCAGATCGTCAAGTCGCCGCTCGTGATCAGCCATCTCGCGCAGTTCCCGGCCGTCACGATCTCGTTCAATCTCGCGCCGGGCGCGTCGCTGAGCACGGCGGTCGCGCGCATTCACGAGGTGGAACAGGCGGTCAAGCTGCCGCCATCCATTACGTCGTCGCTGCAGGGCGCGGCGCAGGCGTTCCAGGACTCGTTGTCGAGCGAGGTGTATTTGCTGATCGCCGCGCTGGTGGCGGTGTATATCGTGCTGGGGGTGCTTTATGAGAGCTTCATCCATCCGGTGACGATTCTTTCCACGTTGCCATCGGCGGGTATCGGCGCATTGCTCGCGTTGATGATCGCGGGCAGCGACCTGGATGTGATCGGCATTATCGGCATTGTGTTGCTGATCGGCATTGTGAAAAAGAACGCGATCATGATGGTCGACTTCGCGCTCGACGCCGAACGCAACCATGGCAAATCGCCGCGCGATGCGATCTTCGAGGCGTCGCTGCTGCGCTTCCGGCCAATCCTGATGACGACGCTCGCCGCCATGCTCGGCGCGTTGCCCATGTTGCTCGGCAGCGGCACGGGCTCGGAGCTGCGCCGCCCGCTCGGGCTTGCGATCATCGGCGGATTGACGGTGAGCCAGATGCTGACGCTTTTCACCACGCCGGTCATCTACCTGTTCTTCGACAGGATCGCCGAGCGCGTCAGGAACCGGCGCAAGCGCAACCTGCCTGAAGCGCCCGCGGAGCAGGCGCCGTGA
- a CDS encoding ABC transporter substrate-binding protein, with protein sequence MLNQLRGKVLRKITLGLLLTASLPALAAQTYSLILINQQATYFNQMREGAQKQADKLGAKLIVFNANDVPSAQNNALDDYIQQKVDGIAVDAIDVNGLRSSVKAAAAAGITVVGIDAVLPPGPQKAQVGVDNAVGGKLIADYLAKYVQANLGGKARVGVVGALSSTIQNSRQKASIDELAKSPGISIAGIVDGRNSQDVALSAAENLITANPDINVIYATGEPAMLGAIAAINAQGMNKKIKVVGWDLASEVIRGIDNGVVLGVVQQDPAAMGRAAIQALNDVHEGKTVQTTISVPLAVVTKANVDPYRAAFKK encoded by the coding sequence ATGCTGAACCAACTTCGTGGGAAAGTGCTTCGCAAGATAACCTTAGGATTACTACTGACGGCATCCTTGCCTGCGCTCGCGGCTCAGACGTACAGTCTCATTCTCATCAACCAGCAAGCCACCTACTTCAATCAGATGCGCGAGGGCGCGCAGAAGCAGGCCGACAAGCTCGGTGCAAAGCTGATTGTCTTCAATGCCAACGACGTTCCAAGCGCACAGAACAATGCGCTGGATGACTACATCCAGCAGAAGGTCGACGGAATAGCGGTCGATGCAATCGACGTGAATGGTCTGCGATCCTCGGTCAAGGCAGCGGCGGCGGCCGGAATAACGGTCGTGGGCATCGACGCCGTACTGCCGCCGGGACCTCAGAAAGCGCAAGTGGGCGTGGACAACGCCGTAGGCGGAAAGCTGATCGCCGACTATCTCGCCAAGTATGTCCAGGCGAATCTCGGCGGAAAGGCCCGGGTCGGCGTGGTCGGCGCCCTGAGTTCCACGATCCAGAATTCCCGCCAGAAAGCATCTATCGATGAACTGGCGAAGTCGCCCGGAATTTCCATCGCCGGGATTGTGGATGGACGCAACAGCCAGGATGTCGCGCTTTCTGCGGCGGAGAATCTCATTACGGCTAACCCGGATATCAATGTCATCTATGCAACCGGCGAGCCAGCCATGCTTGGCGCCATCGCGGCGATCAATGCACAAGGCATGAACAAGAAGATCAAGGTCGTCGGATGGGACCTTGCGTCGGAAGTCATCCGGGGAATCGACAACGGGGTCGTGCTGGGTGTCGTGCAACAGGACCCCGCTGCCATGGGCCGCGCTGCGATTCAGGCGCTTAACGACGTCCATGAAGGGAAAACCGTTCAGACCACGATCTCAGTGCCGCTCGCTGTCGTCACGAAGGCGAACGTCGATCCTTATCGTGCTGCCTTCAAAAAGTGA
- a CDS encoding efflux RND transporter permease subunit produces MNISALFIRRPVATTLLAIAILISGALSYFRLPVAPLPNIAFPVIVVQANMAGASPNIMASTVAEPLERRLGTIAGVEELTSISYVGSSMIVVEFALNRDINGAARDVEAAIQAARADLPSTLRANPTYRQYNPADSPIMVLALTSDTLTKAQLYDSADSVIQQQLSQVNGVGQITLGGGALPSVRVELQPGKLSSYGIGLEDVRAAISAANANSAKGHLDQGDQRYVVVSNDQITKAAPYRQLVIAYRNGAPVLLSDVAQVRDSNENIRNAGLFNSKSAVLVIVYPMPGSNIVSTVRQIRNVLPSIEATLPSSVHVNVAIDRSESVRSSVGDTERTLFIAVLLVVGVVFVFLQSPRATLIPAVALPISIVGTFGPMYLLGYSIDNLSLMALTIGTGFVVDDAVVVLENIVRHLELGLSPIEAALKGSAEVGFTVISMSLSLIAVFLPILLMPGIVGLLFHEFAVVLSIAILISLVISLTVTPAMCAYVLSRENAGHAKARWAGWVERQFDRFKNAYARSLTAVLDHSLLVILLLIGLLVANVFLFKLVPATFFPEQDTGILIGQIIADQSISFPAMEKKLAQLQQIVQKDPAVQSVAGFTGGRALNTANVFIELKPLGQRHVTATEVVNRLRPKLNQVSGARLFVQAQQDLRIGGRQSAAEYQYTLTSDDSAALFAWTPKLVTALNKDRSALLDVNSDLQQNGLQTYVNFDRATAARYGFAPNQIDNVLYDAFGQRTVSTIYNALNQYFVVMEVAPQYWQYPETLKQIFLSTAAGNPTGSQQTQMPGATVKGVTAASAVGAASSTSSTNSLNSNAQANATTNSISNSKGGSSSGSADSTTAETMVPLPALSSYVSNHTSTQVNHQSGLVAATISFNLPPGGSLSQAQEALQNAAREIGMPASIHGAFAGAAQAYAQSMGTVPLLIIAALGVVYIVLGVLYESSIHPLTILSTLPSAGIGATLALLIFGTPFSVIALIGIILLIGIVKKNGIMMVDVAIQLQRHEGMPARDAIHAAAVVRLRPIMMTTFAAVLGAVPLAIGIGQGASLRQPLGITVMGGLIVSQVFTLYTTPVIYLYLDRLRFKLVKWSSGLPWNRQEEQADSLGQSDTKA; encoded by the coding sequence GTGAACATCTCGGCGTTATTCATCCGGCGCCCGGTCGCGACCACGCTTCTGGCGATCGCAATCCTGATCTCCGGCGCGCTTTCGTACTTCCGGCTTCCGGTCGCGCCGTTGCCGAACATCGCGTTTCCGGTGATCGTGGTGCAGGCCAACATGGCCGGCGCGAGCCCGAACATCATGGCCTCTACCGTGGCCGAACCGCTCGAACGGCGGCTCGGCACGATTGCGGGCGTGGAAGAGCTGACGTCGATCAGCTACGTGGGTTCATCGATGATCGTGGTCGAGTTTGCGCTAAACCGCGACATCAACGGCGCCGCTCGCGATGTCGAGGCGGCCATCCAGGCCGCGCGCGCCGACTTGCCGTCGACCTTGCGCGCCAACCCGACTTATCGGCAATACAACCCGGCGGACTCGCCGATCATGGTGCTTGCGCTGACGTCCGATACGCTCACCAAGGCGCAGCTTTACGATTCAGCGGATTCGGTGATCCAGCAGCAACTTTCGCAAGTGAACGGCGTGGGCCAGATCACGCTGGGCGGCGGCGCGTTGCCTTCGGTGCGGGTCGAGTTGCAGCCGGGCAAGCTGAGCAGCTACGGGATCGGTCTCGAAGATGTACGCGCGGCAATCTCGGCGGCCAACGCCAACAGCGCCAAGGGCCATCTCGACCAGGGCGACCAGCGTTACGTGGTTGTATCGAATGACCAGATCACGAAGGCGGCGCCCTATCGTCAGCTTGTGATCGCCTACCGGAACGGCGCGCCGGTGCTCCTGAGCGATGTTGCCCAGGTGCGCGACTCCAACGAGAACATCCGCAACGCCGGGCTCTTCAACTCGAAGTCGGCGGTGCTCGTCATTGTCTACCCGATGCCCGGCAGCAACATCGTGAGTACGGTCAGGCAGATCAGGAACGTGCTGCCTTCGATCGAGGCGACGCTGCCGAGCAGCGTGCATGTCAACGTCGCGATCGACCGGTCGGAATCGGTGCGCTCGTCGGTGGGCGATACCGAGCGGACCCTGTTCATCGCCGTGCTGCTGGTGGTCGGCGTGGTGTTCGTATTCCTGCAGTCGCCGCGCGCCACGCTCATCCCGGCAGTGGCGTTGCCCATATCGATCGTCGGCACGTTCGGGCCGATGTACCTGCTTGGCTACAGCATCGACAATCTGTCGCTGATGGCGCTGACCATCGGCACGGGCTTCGTGGTCGATGACGCCGTCGTAGTGCTGGAAAACATCGTGCGCCACCTGGAACTCGGTCTCAGTCCAATAGAAGCCGCGCTGAAAGGCAGCGCCGAAGTGGGCTTCACGGTGATATCGATGAGCTTGTCGCTCATCGCCGTGTTCCTGCCGATCCTGCTGATGCCGGGCATCGTGGGATTGCTGTTCCATGAGTTCGCCGTCGTGCTTTCGATTGCGATCCTGATCTCGCTCGTGATCTCGCTCACCGTCACGCCAGCCATGTGCGCGTACGTCCTGAGCCGCGAGAACGCGGGGCATGCCAAGGCGCGATGGGCAGGCTGGGTCGAGCGGCAGTTCGACCGCTTCAAGAACGCCTATGCGCGTTCGCTCACGGCCGTGCTCGATCATTCGCTGCTGGTGATCCTGTTGCTGATCGGCTTGCTGGTCGCCAACGTGTTCCTGTTCAAACTCGTGCCGGCCACGTTCTTTCCCGAACAGGACACGGGCATCCTGATCGGGCAGATCATCGCGGACCAGAGCATTTCCTTTCCCGCGATGGAAAAGAAGCTCGCGCAGTTGCAGCAGATCGTGCAGAAGGACCCGGCGGTTCAGTCGGTGGCAGGGTTCACCGGCGGCCGCGCGCTGAACACGGCGAATGTATTTATTGAACTGAAGCCGCTCGGGCAGCGTCACGTGACCGCGACCGAAGTGGTCAATCGCCTGCGGCCGAAGCTTAACCAGGTCTCCGGCGCGCGGCTCTTTGTCCAGGCGCAGCAGGATCTGCGGATCGGCGGACGGCAGTCGGCGGCTGAATACCAGTACACGCTGACGAGCGATGACTCCGCCGCGCTGTTTGCTTGGACGCCGAAGCTCGTGACCGCGCTCAACAAGGACCGCAGCGCCCTGCTCGATGTCAACTCCGACCTCCAGCAAAACGGCCTGCAGACCTACGTCAACTTCGATCGCGCGACCGCCGCGCGCTACGGCTTCGCGCCCAACCAGATCGATAACGTCCTGTACGATGCGTTCGGCCAGCGCACGGTATCGACTATCTATAACGCGCTGAACCAGTACTTCGTGGTGATGGAAGTCGCGCCGCAATACTGGCAATACCCGGAGACGCTCAAGCAGATTTTCCTGAGCACGGCGGCGGGCAATCCGACCGGCAGCCAGCAGACGCAGATGCCGGGCGCAACGGTCAAGGGCGTGACAGCGGCGAGCGCGGTCGGCGCGGCATCGAGCACGTCGAGCACCAACTCGCTGAACTCGAACGCGCAAGCCAACGCGACCACGAACAGCATTTCCAACAGCAAGGGCGGCAGTTCGAGCGGCAGCGCGGACAGTACAACGGCTGAGACCATGGTGCCGCTGCCCGCGCTCTCCAGCTACGTGAGCAACCATACGTCGACTCAGGTCAATCACCAGAGCGGACTGGTCGCCGCGACGATCTCGTTCAACCTGCCGCCGGGCGGATCGTTGAGCCAGGCCCAGGAGGCGTTGCAAAATGCAGCACGCGAGATCGGCATGCCGGCGAGCATCCATGGCGCGTTCGCGGGCGCGGCGCAAGCCTACGCGCAGTCGATGGGCACCGTTCCCCTCCTGATCATCGCCGCGCTGGGGGTGGTGTATATCGTGCTCGGCGTGCTTTATGAAAGCTCGATCCACCCGCTGACGATTCTTTCGACACTGCCATCGGCGGGAATAGGCGCCACCCTCGCGCTGCTGATCTTCGGCACGCCGTTCTCGGTGATCGCGCTGATCGGCATTATCTTGTTGATCGGCATTGTGAAGAAGAACGGGATCATGATGGTCGATGTCGCCATCCAGTTGCAGCGCCACGAAGGCATGCCGGCGCGCGATGCAATTCACGCCGCCGCGGTGGTCCGTCTGCGCCCGATCATGATGACCACCTTCGCCGCCGTGCTCGGCGCAGTGCCGCTCGCGATCGGTATTGGCCAGGGGGCATCGCTGCGCCAGCCGCTCGGTATTACCGTGATGGGCGGTTTGATCGTGAGCCAGGTCTTCACGCTTTACACCACGCCGGTGATCTACCTGTACCTGGACCGGTTGCGTTTCAAGCTCGTCAAATGGTCGTCCGGTCTGCCGTGGAACCGGCAGGAAGAGCAAGCGGACAGCCTCGGGCAATCAGATACAAAGGCATGA